In the genome of Populus trichocarpa isolate Nisqually-1 chromosome 6, P.trichocarpa_v4.1, whole genome shotgun sequence, one region contains:
- the LOC7473608 gene encoding agamous-like MADS-box protein AGL18, protein MTEERKKMGRGKIEIKRIENLNSRQVTFSKRRNGLLKKARELSVLCDAEVAVIVFSSTGKLYEFSSTSMEHTLSRYGSGLDLDYNDHPSDDHGAEHSNSAEVNAVKDELSKLRLTCLQMMGQQLDGLSFKELQHLEHQLSAGILSVKDKKEQMLMDQLKKSKMQEQKATLENESLRKQIEELKRGSRPKSAFLELSPLDRRFAVASSKPDSNRKPQEEEDLSDTSLHLGLSSDVCHKRKADKIESVSNDSGSQVASG, encoded by the exons ATGActgaagagaggaaaaaaatgggGAGAGGGAAGATTGAGATAAAGAGGATAGAAAACTTGAATAGCAGGCAGGTCACCTTCTCCAAACGCAGGAATGGGTTGCTGAAGAAAGCTAGAGAATTATCAGTTTTGTGTGATGCTGAGGTTGCTGTCATAGTCTTCTCTAGCACAGGAAAGCTTTATGAATTTTCAAGCACAAG CATGGAACACACACTTTCAAGATATGGCAGTGGCCTGGATTTGGATTATAATGACCATCCTTCTGATGACCATGGGGCAGAG CATTCAAATAGTGCAGAGGTTAATGCAGTGAAAGATGAACTCTCAAAGTTACGGTTGACATGCTT GCAGATGATGGGTCAACAACTTGATGGCTTGAGTTTCAAGGAGCTGCAACACCTAGAACATCAATTAAGTGCAGGCATTCTGTCTGTTAAGGACAAGAAG GAACAAATGCTGATGGATCAGCTTAAGAAATCCAAAATGCAG gagCAAAAGGCCACTCTAGAGAACGAATCTCTGCGTAAACAG ATTGAGGAACTCAAACGAGGATCCCGGCCAAAGTCTGCTTTCCTGGAATTAAGTCCTTTGGACAGGAGATTTGCCGTAGCAAGTTCGAAACCTGATAGTAATCGCAAACCACAGGAAGAAGAAGATCTTTCCGACACTTCATTGCACTTGGG GTTGTCATCTGATGTTTGTCACAAGAGGAAAGCTGACAAGATTGAATCTGTCTCCAATGATTCAGGAAGTCAGGTGGCTTCAGGGTGA
- the LOC7496125 gene encoding protein MIZU-KUSSEI 1: protein MKHQQITLQRSSSCSRSTRKIIPSNYMRSIPEQEDHHSPLSSQRLDDTKIYSRFTCFFRSILKIISFPNIIIPKTCKWLSTPTQYLSLTPSLGRKVTGTLFGNRHGHVSFAVQDDPGSEPVLLLELSISTAMLVKEMSSGLVRIALECEKVRAPQVQTGRPGKLFNEPTWTMYCNGRKCGYAVSRRCTYSDWYVLGTVQSVSVGAGVIPVVEDGRKSGGGEGELLYMRAKFERVVGSRDSEAFYMMNPEGNGGPELSIFLLRI, encoded by the coding sequence ATGAAACACCAACAGATTACCCTTCAAAGAAGCAGTAGCTGTAGCAGAAGCACAAGAAAAATAATCCCATCTAACTACATGAGATCAATCCCTGAACAAGAAGATCATCACTCTCCACTCTCTTCACAACGCCTTGATGATACCAAAATCTATTCAAGATTCACTTGTTTCTTTCGTTCAATCCTCAAGATTATATCTTTCCCCAATATAATCATCCCCAAAACCTGTAAATGGCTATCAACCCCAACCCAGTACCTCTCCTTAACCCCTTCTCTTGGCCGGAAAGTCACCGGAACCCTCTTCGGAAACCGCCATGGTCATGTCAGCTTCGCAGTCCAGGATGATCCTGGCTCTGAACCGGTCCTTTTACTCGAGCTTTCGATTTCTACGGCAATGTTAGTTAAGGAAATGTCATCGGGTTTGGTCAGGATCGCCCTGGAATGCGAGAAGGTTCGTGCTCCTCAGGTTCAGACAGGCCGGCCAGGGAAGCTGTTTAATGAACCCACATGGACTATGTATTGTAATGGAAGGAAGTGTGGATACGCCGTGTCGAGGAGGTGCACATATTCTGATTGGTACGTGCTTGGAACTGTGCAGAGTGTTTCAGTCGGTGCTGGGGTGATTCCGGTGGTGGAGGATGGGCGGAAGAGCGGTGGTGGGGAAGGTGAGTTGCTGTATATGAGGGCTAAGTTCGAGCGAGTTGTAGGGAGCCGTGACTCAGAGGCGTTTTATATGATGAATCCTGAAGGAAATGGAGGGCCTGAACTCAGTATATTTTTACTTAGAATATga